Proteins encoded together in one Camelina sativa cultivar DH55 chromosome 9, Cs, whole genome shotgun sequence window:
- the LOC104711760 gene encoding protein gamma response 1-like, translating into MGDETVDGIEAKYITGLSTIMVATIQEAKDRISQIEYIFCSQLFPNIQSRSKALEKVYSEARLGACDAWKEREKSLLSQVEELKVENQLIKSKNLDLIKDKEKLAEQLDKTASTPLRLTSLQDYIDHLKKKLMSRSKEVNDARDLYCGLVQLLQVKGSDELSEDGINMILTEVRSLKVKAEDVSKKTLVTENLLKKMEYLSAEVAESERKLSCVEEEKQRLTTRSQVFEENVGRLEELLRQKSDELEEGKTALEVLQSRLNLTERELLECKQKIADHEKEKRVVMGKAKDAMPMKQVRYGSYLAADLEALRCQSEEKSSELAIQKKKRKELHSLYKKLKDQYGYLCERYGLAADSVFHQGSLDDEYNQMGQHEKPAIASSLERKHSEATEVADKVRIGSGTSGSNCGKESIIKTVQTPITSISPMVQSPGVRSGPSAGKSPQLSGLKRSASIWRDTRSRQSPGGNDPHDDFLDTPIENVKRGAVQVKHVHNVAKKDDSDDETQDMNPKPSPSRQRIQVADTSKKSFKHVESVRKKAERENLKGVECKQCKKFYDAVHPENDGNGNKSLRCEHHEGVSRHRYRYAPPMTPEGFWNIGFESEM; encoded by the exons ATGGGAGATGAGACAGTTGATGGTATAGAAGCCAAGTACATAACTGGTCTCAGTACCATAATGGTTGCTACAATCCAAGAAGCCAAAGATCGAATATCTCAGATCGAGTACATTTTTTGTAGCCAGTTGTTTCCGAATATACAATCTAGATCCAAAGCTTTGGAAAAAGTTTATTCAGAGGCTCGTCTTGGTGCTTGTGATGcgtggaaagagagagagaaatctcTGTTATCTCAGGTTGAGGAGCTTAAGGTTGAGAATCAGCTGATTAAGTCTAAGAATCTGGATTTGATCAAGGATAAGGAGAAGCTAGCTGAACAACTTGATAAAACTGCTTCTACGCCTCTTAGATTGACGAGTTTACAAGACTATATTGATCATTTGAAAAAGAAGCTCATGAGTAGATCTAAGGAAGTTAATGATGCTAGAGATTTGTATTGTGGGTTAGTTCAGTTGTTACAGGTTAAAGGTTCGGATGAGCTTAGTGAAGATGGGATTAATATGATTCTTACTGAAGTGAGGAGCCTTAAGGTGAAGGCTGAGGATGTTTCGAAGAAGACATTGGTGACTGAGAATCTTCTGAAGAAAATGGAGTATCTGTCAGCAGAAGTAGCAGAGAGTGAAAGGAAGTTAAGCTGcgttgaagaagagaaacaaaggtTGACAACTAGGTCACAGGTGTTTGAGGAGAATGTTGGTAGACTTGAAGAGCTACTTAGGCAGAAGAGCGACGAGCTTGAGGAAGGAAAGACGGCTTTAGAGGTTTTGCAGAGTAGGCTCAACTTGACAGAGAGGGAATTGTTGGAGTGTAAACAGAAGATTGCAGATcatgagaaagaaaagagagtggTTATGGGTAAAGCAAAGGACGCTATGCCTATGAAGCAGGTCAGATATGGAAGCTACTTGGCTGCTGACTTGGAAGCTTTACGTTGCCAGAGTGAGGAGAAATCATCTGAGTTAGCtatacagaaaaagaaaagaaaagagctcCATAGTCTTTACAAAAAGCTGAAAGACCAGTATGGTTATCTCTGCGAAAGGTATGGTCTTGCTGCTGACAGTGTTTTTCACCAAGGCAGCCTTGACGATGAGTATAACCAAATGGGACAACATGAGAAACCAGCCATTGCGAGTT cTCTTGAAAGGAAACACTCAGAAGCTACTGAAGTAGCGGACAAAGTGAGAATTGGTAGTGGCACGAGTGGCAGCAACTGTGGGAAAGAGAGTATAATCAAAACAGTGCAGACACCTATCACTTCCATCTCTCCAATGGTGCAGTCACCTGGTGTTAGAAGTGGCCCGTCTGCTGGAAAATCTCCACAGCTAAGCGGATTAAAGCGTTCAGCTTCCATTTGGAGAGACACAAGGTCTCGACAATCTCCTGGAGGCAATGATCCTCATGATGATTTTCTAGATACTCCAATTGAGAATGTCAAAAGGGGCGCTGTTCAAGTAAAACATGTTCACAATGTTGCCAAGAAAGATGATTCAGACGACGAGACACAGGACATGAATCCTAAACCGAGTCCATCAAGGCAGCGAATTCAAGTTGCTGATACGAGTAAAAAAAGTTTCAAGCATGTGGAGTCAGTGAGGAAAAAAGCTGAGAGGGAGAATTTGAAAGGGGTAGAGTGTAAACAATGCAAGAAATTCTATGATGCTGTTCATCCTGAGAATGATGGAAATGGTAACAAAAGCTTGAGATGTGAGCACCATGAAGGCGTGTCGAGGCATCGTTATAGATACGCTCCTCCAATGACTCCTGAAGGATTTTGGAACATCGGGTTTGAATCCGAAATGTGa
- the LOC104711761 gene encoding SURP and G-patch domain-containing protein 1-like protein codes for MEKGAPPSIFVNDGSFMERFRQLQQEKNKEKDKVVSVEDSKPVKIITGVSNPRPSASKISIGLKTNDAQKKGGKLAFSLKQKSKLLAPPIKLGTEEDEDEEDAKNDQGFGSAKRQKLEQGVTPVKSAKVPDVAPPPPSDPTVKKVADKLASFVAKHGRPFEHITRQKNPGETPFKFLFDEDCADYKYYVFRLSEEEKSISQTKDSGVLHSSDAGPRMSTAAITLQKPAHQQTGYQIPASALYDAPEEPGASSRYSQAAITRPSNSDSSSGPRGADPISMMEFYMKKAAQEEKMRRPRQSKDEMPPPASLQGPSATPSTDPGKRGHHMGDYIPDEELDKFLAKCNDAAAQKATKEAAEKAKIQADNVGHKLLSKMGWKEGEGIGSSRKGMADPIMAGDVKTNNLGVGASAPGEVMPEDDIYEQYKKRMMLGYKHRPNPLGNPRKAYY; via the exons ATGGAGAAAGGAGCACCTCCTAGCATCTTTGTGAATGATGGGTCATTCATGGAAAGATTCAGACAGCTTCAAcaggagaaaaataaagagaaagataagGTTGTATCTGTAGAGGATTCTAAGCCGGTGAAGATAATAACTGGGGTTTCAAATCCCAGACCTTCTGCTAGTAAAATTTCCATTGGATTAAAGACCAATGATGCCCAGAAGAAAGGTGGGAAGCTTGCTTTCAGCTTGAAGCAAAAGTCTAAGCTTCTTGCACCTCCTATTAAGCTTGGtacagaagaagatgaggatgaggaggatGCTAAAAATGATCAAGGCTTTGGATCTGCCAAGCGTCAAAAGTTAGAGCAGGGAGTCACGCCTGTAAAGTCAGCAAAAGTACCTGATGTTG CACCACCTCCGCCCAGTGATCCTACTGTGAAGAAAGTTGCTGATAAACTAGCAAGCTTTGTTGCTAAGCATGGAAGGCCATTTGAGCATATTACACGGCAAAAGAATCCTGGGGAGACACCATTCAA ATTTCTTTTTGACGAGGACTGTGCGGACTACAAGTACTATGTCTTCAGGCTGTCTGAAGAGGAAAAATCAATTTCACAAACCAAGGATTCTGGTGTACTTCACAGTA GTGATGCAGGCCCGCGAATGTCCACAGCAGCAATCACTTTGCAAAAGCCAGCTCATCAACAAACAGGTTATCAGATCCCTGCCTCAGCCCTCTATGATGCTCCTGAGGAACCTGGAGCTTCTTCTAGATATTCTCAGGCAGCAATTACAAGACCCAGCAACA GTGACTCCTCTAGTGGGCCGAGGGGTGCAGACCCTATATCAATGATGGAGTTTTACATGAAGAAGGCTGCccaagaagaaaagatgagaCGTCCTAGGCAGTCGAAAGATGAAATGCCCCCGCCAGCTTCACTTCAAGGCCCGTCTG CAACTCCCTCCACAGACCCGGGAAAGAGAGGTCATCACATGGGTGACTATATCCCTGACGAGGAGTTAGATAAGTTCCTTGCAAAGTGTAACGATGCAGCTGCACAAAAAGCCACAAAGGAGGCTGCTGAGAAGGCCAAGATCCAAGCAGATAATGTTGGACATAAGCTCTTGTCAAAGATGGGTTGGAAAGAAG GTGAAGGTATAGGAAGCTCCAGAAAGGGGATGGCAGACCCTATAATGGCAGGAGACGTAAAGACAAACAACTTGGGAGTTGGGGCTTCTGCTCCAGGAGAAGTTATGCCTGAGGATGATATATACGAGCAGTACAAGAAGCGGATGATGCTGGGTTACAAACACAGACCCAATCCATTG GGAAATCCCAGGAAGGCGTATTACTAA
- the LOC104711763 gene encoding putative lipid-transfer protein DIR1 encodes MALLMTITVLTIVTAQQEDLQQPPPPPMLPEEEVGGCSRTFFSALVQLIPCRAAVAPFSPIPPTETCCSAVVTLGRPCLCLLANGPPLSGIDRSMALQLPQRCSANFPPCDVIN; translated from the coding sequence ATGGCACTGCTCATGACCATAACCGTTCTTACCATAGTCACAGCACAGCAAGAGGACCTGCAGCAACCACCTCCACCACCAATGTTGCCTGAGGAAGAAGTGGGAGGATGCAGCAGAACATTCTTCTCTGCTCTGGTGCAGCTGATACCATGTAGAGCAGCTGTAGCTCCTTTCAGCCCGATCCCACCGACCGAAACATGTTGCTCTGCCGTTGTCACACTTGGTCGTCCTTGTCTTTGCCTTCTTGCCAATGGACCTCCACTCTCTGGGATTGACCGCTCCATGGCTCTTCAGCTTCCTCAGAGATGCTCTGCTAATTTCCCACCCTGCGATGTCATTAACTAG
- the LOC104711762 gene encoding SURP and G-patch domain-containing protein 1-like protein yields the protein YAAPPPPSDPTVKKVADKLASFVAKHGRPFEHITRQKNPGETPFKFLFDEDCADYKYYVFRLSEEEKSISQTKDSGVLHSSDAGLRMSTAAITLQKPAHQQTGYQIPASALYDAPEEPGASSRYSQAAITRSSNSDSSSGPRGADPISMMEFYMKKAAQEEKMRRPRQSKDEMPPPASLQGPSATASTDPGKRGHHMGDYIPDEELDKFLAKCNDAAAQKATKEAAEKAKIQADNVGHKLLSKMGWKEGEGIGSSRKGMADPIMAGDVKTNNLGVGASAPGEVMPEDDIYEQYKKRMMLGYKHRPNPLGNPRKAYY from the exons TATGCAGCACCACCTCCGCCCAGTGATCCTACTGTGAAGAAAGTTGCTGATAAACTAGCAAGCTTTGTTGCTAAGCATGGAAGGCCATTTGAGCATATTACACGGCAAAAGAACCCTGGGGAGACACCATTTAA ATTTCTTTTTGACGAGGACTGTGCGGACTACAAGTACTATGTATTCAGGCTGTCTGAAGAGGAAAAATCAATTTCACAAACCAAGGATTCTGGTGTACTTCACAGTA GTGATGCAGGCCTGCGAATGTCCACAGCAGCAATCACTTTGCAAAAGCCAGCTCATCAACAAACAGGTTATCAGATCCCTGCCTCAGCCCTCTATGATGCTCCTGAGGAACCTGGAGCTTCTTCTAGATATTCTCAGGCAGCAATTACAAGATCCAGCAACA GTGACTCCTCTAGTGGCCCGAGGGGTGCAGACCCTATATCAATGATGGAGTTTTACATGAAGAAGGCTGCccaagaagaaaagatgagaCGTCCTAGGCAGTCGAAAGATGAAATGCCCCCGCCAGCTTCACTTCAAGGCCCGTCTG CAACTGCCTCCACAGACCCGGGAAAGAGAGGTCATCACATGGGTGACTATATCCCTGACGAGGAGTTAGATAAGTTCCTTGCAAAGTGTAACGATGCAGCTGCACAAAAAGCCACAAAGGAGGCTGCTGAGAAGGCCAAGATCCAAGCAGATAATGTTGGACATAAGCTCTTGTCAAAGATGGGTTGGAAAGAAG GTGAAGGTATAGGAAGCTCCAGAAAGGGGATGGCAGACCCTATAATGGCAGGAGACGTAAAGACAAACAACTTGGGAGTTGGGGCTTCTGCTCCAGGAGAAGTTATGCCTGAGGATGATATATACGAGCAGTACAAGAAGCGGATGATGCTGGGTTACAAACACAGACCCAATCCATTG GGAAATCCCAGGAAGGCGTATTACTAA